The sequence below is a genomic window from Brevibacillus agri.
CAACAGGCCGTGAACGTCGACGTTAGCCGGCAGCAACGGGTGTTTTTTAATCGTTTCCACGCTGTTGCGCACACTTTCCTCCACCCGGTCGAAGCCGTGCAGCCATTTGTGCAAATTGATCCCTGCGTGCTGGAGGGTGGAGAAGGTTTGGGCAGAGACGCCTTTCTCCAGCATCTTCGCCATCGTCCGCTTGCTGTCAATGGCGCTCATCCCACAGTCGTAATGGCCGACGACGATCACTTCCTCGGCATTCAGTTCATAAATCGCCACGAGAATACTGCGCATGATACTTCCAAAAGGGTGAGAGACGATGGCTCCGGCGCTTTTTACGTGCTTGATGTCGCCGTTGCGCATGTTCATCGCCTTGGGCAGCAACTCCTCCAGACGCGTGTCCATGCAGGAGAGAACAACCAGGCGCTTGTCGGGAAACTTGGTCGTTTGATATTTTTCATATTCACGATTCGCTACAAATTCACGGTTAAATGCGAGAATTTCATCCAAATTGCGCATGTTGCAACACCTTCCTCGCTCTTAATTAGGAGTATGTTCTCTATTGTACATACTTATTGGCATCGTTCAAGCGACTGGGGCACATTGGCGGCGAGATTTTGCTATGTTTTTATTTTTTTACAATGATAGGTGAGGGGGGTGGAAATCAGTGACACTGGGACGGACTTCTGCGTTAGGCAAAAGAGGTGACCGTAGGCGGAATTTTCATGGCGAATATTTTGGTACTGGCTGAAGATGGAGCAGAAATTACTATCTGACGCAGCAGACCTCAATCGCGCAGAAGACGATGGTCTGCTATACGTGGCTGCTGTTTGGCTAAACCTCTTGGCGATTGATATCAGCACCTTCATGGTTGAACCCTAGCCACTCAGTTATGGTTATATATCGCCTGCTCCATAATCGCTATCGTTTTAAACTGCCTTCGTATTCCTGCACTTTGGAAAACTGCTGCATCCGTAAAACTCGCCTTTTGTACTTTTGCGTACGACCATTTGACTACCGCAGCGATCGCATTGCAGCTTTTGTTGCGGGAACTGCGCCCTCACCTGTTTCGGGTTTGGTTTTGCCGCAGGATTCATGCGCTGGATCATTTCAATCAGCGCCTCGCGATTTATCAATCGAACGCCATTTGAAGCGGCCAGCTTGTAGGCGGCGTCTGTAAAATCTCTGTTAGTGACAACCCATGCTGCATTTGCTCCATAGTGAGCAAGTGCCCCCACAATTTGCTGAACGGCATCGATCCCGACGTTTTTACTATATCGCTTCGCCTGGACCGCTACCTTCCGTCCATTCTGTTCCAGAATGAGATCAGCGCCGTAATCGCCTGCTGCCCTTGTTACGGTCGTTTTGTATCCTTGTGAGTGAAACAGCAGTCCAAGGTAATGTTCAAACTGCCTGCCGTCCATTTTGTCTATTTCCGCAATGCCGGAGCGTCGCAGTTTCTCTTGGGCAATGGAATCAATCCAGAATCTGATTCCCATTGCAAGTCCCAGCAAAATTCCAAACGCGATGCCTGCAACAAGCAAATAACCACGACATGTTTCGACAATAGCAAAACAAAAAACCATCCTTGTGAGATGGTTTTGCTGTGTCACCGGCTTTTCGTTCCTTCCCCGTCATTCTCCCTGGATCATTCCTGCGATCTGCTCCTTCACTTTCCCCCTGCTCACTCCCCCGTGGTAACAAACCACAGACGCAATGTCGAGGTCTACATACTTTTTCAACGAGAGGCGAGCTGCGTGCATATCCAGGGTCGTCGGGGCGTGAATCCCTGCGAGCGTCCCATTTACACTGTACAGCGAATCCCCGGCAATGAGCGTCTTGCTTTGCCTGACGTAAAGGCTGATGTGCCCGGGCGTGTGACCCGGCGTATGAATGACGCGAATCCCGCCGCAAAACGGCAGCTCCTGGCCGTCCACCACCGTATGATCTACCCTGCCCTTCGGCGGATTTTCAAGGTGCGCGTCTTTGACAAGCGGGATTTCTCCCTGAATATACGGCTTGTCGAGTGCGTGCGCGTAAACTTGCACACGATGACCGCACTCCTGCAAAATCTCAGGAAGACAACCGATATGATCGACATCTTGATGCGTCAAAATGACGGCTTTCAGTTTGGTAAGCGGGACTCCCGCTTTTTCCATGGCCGTACGCAATTCTTCTATTTGTCCCGGGAAGCCCGTGTCTATCAGGACAGCCATGTCTTGGCCCGACAAAAGGACGGGGTGAATCTCGTATCCATGATAGTCTAGGTGTAGCATTTCTACTCCCTTGAAAATTTCCATTGTATCGGGCCTACATAAAATTATATTTTTACGTAACTAAATATTATTACGTTGATTTTGTCATTGTCAACATCTTCCTTTTAATTCGCTCGGGCATTGCAGTGTGGTCTTCGAAGGTTCATGTTCATGATGTTTATTGACTCGTGCGAAGCGGCGCTGCCTATACTGTACTGCCCACTGTCCAATCTTCCTTGTTTACAACGAAAAACCCCCAATGAATCGACTTGATTCAAAGGAACGTTCTATTTGCTGGCTATCCAAGTGCGAGGCTAGCACGGCCTAATGGCGTTTTTCATTTCCCACCGTTCTTTTTCCTTCGATAACTTTGCGCTTATAAAAAAACACCCCCTAATCGGATTTTCACTCCGCTCGGTGGGTGTACATACCGCAAAAGCTGCGAGTATGTACCATGCACGTTTCATGGCAAACCTCCATTTGTATTCCTTTCCTTATGATACCATGCGGGCGAGAATGATCGGCAGTCAATGAACTACACACCCGACCGCACAACCTTGGCAGCAAGTCCGGAAAGCATCACCGCAAGCTGAGCGCCTCCGGTAACGTTGTAACTTCGTGCGGTATGTTTCGCTCGTCGAGTTTACTGCGGATGAAATCACGGCATTCGCCCGAATTTGTACCAAGGGATCGCGCTTGCCCACACCGCCACTTTGCTGCATTAAAACGAGATAGCGTTCGCATTTTCTTCCGCAGACGCGATGGCGTGTGCCCCGCGCTTTCACATACTAAAGTACAGAGACAAAAAAGCAAACGTCATCCCATTCAGGCAACGTTTGCTTTCGAACGTGTATTCGGTTAGACTCGGCTCAACGATACATCACGTGAAGTTCACGATTTACGGAAGTGAACTCCTCACACGTTTTCGGAATGGCAGGAATCGAGTTTGTCAGAACGTCCCCGCAAATGATCGCAAAATTTACGGGAACAGACCGATCAGCCATTGTTTAAAAACGTTGTTATATTGCGCCTAACTAATCTTCGCCTCAATCCTTAACTTATCCGCGACCATCGCAATAAACTCGCTGTTGGTCGGCTTCGCCTTCGTGTTGGAAATCGTGTATCCAAACAGGCTGGAGATGGAATCGAGATTTCCGCGGGACCAGGCGACTTCGATGGCGTGGCGGATGGCACGCTCGACGCGGCTTGCGGTGGTGTTGAACTTTTTGGCGATGTCCGGGTACAGGACTTTGGTGATCGAGCCGAGCAGCTCGACGTCGTTGTACACCATCGTGATGGCTTCGCGCAAATACAAATAGCCTTTGATGTGGGCAGGCACACCGATCTCGTGGATGATGCTGGTGATGCTTGCATCCAGGTTGCGGCCGCGCACTTGCAGAGTCGATTGCGGCTTGACCGATGTGACGAAGGAGGAGGCTGGCTTCGTCGTGATGATTTGACGGATGCGCTGCGCGAGGACCTCCATGTCAAACGGCTTGAGGATGTAGTAGGCAGCTCCCAGTTCAACCGCTTTCTTCGTAATCTCTTCCTGTCCGAATGCCGTCAGCATAATAATTTTGGGCTGCGGACTCAAGCGCATGGCCTGGATCTGCTCCAGGACGGCGAGTCCATCCAGGTGAGGCATAATAATGTCCAAAATCAGTACATCCGGTACCCGTTCCTGCAGCAAGCGCACAACTTCATTGCCGTTGTACGCGACACCGATGACGTTCATGTCATACTGGCTGCTGATATACTCTTCCAACAGGCTTACAAATTCTCGGTTATCATCTGCCAACAACACTTCAATCTTGCTCAAGGTCGTTCCTCCTAACAATGGACGGTCTTTTGGAAAGAAGGTGGCGTTCTAGGGGGTTCCATTTCTACAAACGATTAGTCCATACCATCTTTTTCTCTGAGAAAAATAATTCGACAAAGCCATATTCATTCCTGCCAATGACGAAAGATTGAATGATTTTACTGATATTTCGACAAAGAATCCCCTCATTTTTCATCTATTCGTCATAAGCCTCCATGACTTTACCATGCAAGCCGACGTCGTTCCAGTGGAAGGTTATGCTTATGGCGACGGTTTGAAGCTTACGGTCTTGCGCGCATGGTGCCATGGAAAAAAGCCGCCTCGCTTCGTTTGCGTGACGGCTCGTCTCTTCGTATTCAGGCAGCCTGTTCGGCTTTGGCATTCGACTGCGGGGCGTTGCGCACCTGCACGCCTGCATCCTGCAGCATCCATTCAATGTAGCAGCCATAGCCCGATGTCGGGTCGTTGACAAAGACATGCGTGACGGCGCCTACAATCTTGCCGTTTTGAATGATCGGGCTACCGCTCATTCCTTGTACGATGCCGCCTGTCTTTTCCAAAAGACGTTTGTCCGTCACCTTGATTATCATGCCCTTTGTTGCGGGAAAATGCTGCTTGATGACGTTGGCGATCTCGATATCGAACTCCTCCACCTTCTGTCCTTCGACGACGGTGAGGATTTTCGCAGGACCTTCCACGACCTGCTCGGCGAGCGCTACAGGGAGCGGCTCACGGTAATAGCTGCGCTTTGGCTCGTCTTTCATTTTGCCGAAGATGCCAAACGGCGTGTTTTTGGTGATGTTCCCCAGCACTTCGCTTTCGTTGTAAAAGCGGGCGAATTTTTCTCCCGGATTGCCGCTCTGTCCTTTTTCGATCGACGTCACGCTCGCCTGGACGATCTGGCCATCCCCTACCACGATGGCTTGGCCCGTATCGACATCGGAAATGACGTGTCCCAGCGCGCCGTACGCCTTGGAATTGGGATCGTAAAAGGTCAAAGTGCCCACGCCAGCCGCTGAGTCGCGAATGTACAGTCCCATCCGGTATTCCCCGTCTTTTTGGTCCTTGGCGGGATGGAGCGTCAGATTCAGCTTTTCTTTCCCGCGCACGACGAGCAACTGCACCGGGCTATTCTTTTTTCCGGCTTCGTTAATCAGCTTCTTTACTTCGTTCATTTCATTGATGTACAGATCATTCATTTTGACAATCATGTCACCAACGTGAATGCCTGCCTGCTCGCCAGGGGAAGCCTTGCTTTTGCCATTGTCCACGAGGTGATGACCGACAACGAGAACACCCGCCGTTTGCAGCTTGACCCCGATCGATTGCCCACCAGGGTACAACCGCAGGTCCGGCAGCACATTTACTTTTACAGCCGTCAGCGGAATGTTTCGCCATTTTACCTGCAATTCGGCTTCTCCAGCCCTGCGCGGTTCTACCGACATCGGCTGGCTCAAATCAACGGATACTTCGCGCGCTTCTGTCCCGTTGACGTGCAAAATGTCAGGATTGCTATTGATTAGCGTGCCCATCACCGGCACGGAGACCCGGAGTTGCTCAAGGGACCCTTCCATCAAACGCAATTCACGGGGAAAGGAGGACAGATCGCGAAACGGGGTGGAACTCACGACAAGCGCCGTGATGAGGAGAAGGAGACTTCCCATCCATTTTCTTTTGTTTTGTCGGATCACCAGCAATCACTCCTACCGTTCCCTACCTACACCTACAAAGAGACACCTCCACCTTGTGTACTTTTAATGTTGCCCCCAGCCAAGCGGATTATGTCAGGAAAATCCCTCACCTGCCAGCGTCTTTGCAAACTTTTTTGCGTCAAAAAAAGACTGCCAACCCGGATCAGTTGACAGCCTTTCTTTCGCGGCCGAGGACAATCATCTCGCGCGCGTGTTCTTCTGTTTTCGCCGTTACTTCCGCCCCGCTGAGCATGCGGGCAAGCTCGGTCACCCGCTCCTCCTCCGAGAGCCTCGTCACGACCGTTTTCGTCTCGTGCTCGCTCATTTCCTTTTTAATGAGAAAATGAGCATCGGCCATGGATGCTACTTGCGGCAAGTGCGTAATGCACAATACTTGCCGCTTCTGGGCGACTCGGGCCAGCTTTTCGGCAATCGCCTGCGCCGCTCTTCCGCTTACCCCTGTGTCGACCTCGTCAAAAATCAGCGTCTCCACCTGATCGGTTCCGGCGAGAATCGTTTTGATCGCCAGCATCACCCGCGACAGCTCCCCGCCGGAAGCGATCTTTGCCAGCGGGCGCAATGGCTCGCCCGGGTTCGGGGAGATCAAAAACTCGATCTGGTCCATGCCGTTCGCGTCGACGTGCCGCTTGATCCCTTCGATTTCTACCCCTTCCTCGTCAGGGGTCTGGCGCACGTCAATGGCGAAGCGCGCCCGTTCCATGTGCAGCTCTTTTAGCTGCTGCTCGATCTCGCGGGCGAGCTTCGTCGCACACTCCTGGCGAATGACGGACAGCTCCAGCGCCTCTACGGCCAAGTCTGCTGCCAGCTCTTGCAGCCGCTTTTCCACCTGTTGCAGCCGATCTTCGTAATGGTGCATCTCGTCCAGCTCGTCGGAAATCGTTGCCGCGTACTCCAAAATGTCGTCCACGCTTTTTCCGTACTTGCGCTTCAAGGACTGGATCTGATCGAGCCTGCGCTCCACTTCCGCGAGCTGCTCCGGCTCAAAGTCGAGGTGGTAGGAGAGCTGGCGCAGCTTGTGCACGACGTCTTCAATCTGGTAGTACGCCGTCTGCACCGTCTCGAGAATCGGAGCCAACTGCTCCTCGTACAGCACCCCGCGCTCCAGCTCGCTCATCGCATGTCCGAGCCAGTCCATGCCTTTTTGATCGCCGTGCAGCGAGCGGTACGCATCCTGGACGGTCGCGTAAACCTTCTCAATGTTCATCCACTTTTTGCGCTGCTGCATCAGCTTTTCGTCCTCGCCCGGCGAAAGCGCAGCCGCTTCGATCTCGTCCAACTGGTATTGCAAAAGGTCAATGCGCTGCACCAGCTCGCGCTCGTTGCGGGCCATCCGTTCGAGGTCCTGCTTCGTTTTCCGGTACGCGGCGTACAGCTTGCCGTACTCCTCTTTCGCCGCTCCGAGCGCGGCCTCGCCGTAGGCGTCGAGCCAGTTGATATGCTTGTCCGCCTGCATCAGCATGTGCGTGTCGTGCTGTCCGTGCACCGTGACCAGCCACGGTCCCAGCTCGCGCAGCATGGCAAGCGTCACCATCTGCCCGTTCAGGCGAATGATGCTTTTGCCCTGGTTGGAAATGTCGCGGCGGACGACGAGCATGCCATCTTGCTCGACTTGTACGCCGACGTTGGCACACACCGCGAGCGCCGGATGGCCAGGCGGCAGTTCAAACAGCCCTTCCACCTCTGCGCGCTGTTCGCCATAGCGGACAAAATCTGCGGAGGCGCGACCGCCCAGAAGCAGCCCGAGCGCGTCGATAATGATGGATTTTCCGGCCCCCGTCTCCCCTGTGAGGATATTCAGCCCGCGCTGAAAAGAGACAGTGACCGATTTAATGATGGCAAAATTACGGATAGAGAGTTCCACTAGCATCTGTTGCGCCCACCTTCTACAGCATTTCCATAAAGCGCTTGGTGACTTCCGCTGTATTTTCCTTGGAACGGCAAATAATCAGGATCGTGTTGTCCCCGCTGATCGTGCCCATGATCTCTTCCCAAGGCAGGTTGTCAATCAGCTCCGCTACGGCGTTGGCATGGCCGGAAAGTGTTTTCAGCACGATGAAGTGATCGGCCTGGTCGATGCTGACAAACGAGTCGACCAACATCCGTTTGAGCTTTTGCAGCGGATTGAATTTTTGTTCAGCAGGCATGGAATATTTATATCGCCCATCAGAGAGTGGCACCTTCACCAGATGCAATTCCTTGATGTCTCGGGATACTGTCGCCTGCGTAACATTGAACCCTGCAGCGCGCAGTCGCTCCACCAGTTCATCCTGAGTTTCCACCTCTTGGTTGCTGATGATATCCCGAATACGGATATGTCGTTGCCCCTTGTTCATATGGATTACTCCCATTCCCCTTGTAGTTTCGTGCGAATTGCTTCAAAAAAGCTGCCCTTTTTCCACTTGATGAGCGGAGTGACGCACGGAGACTTTTTGATGTAGATTTGATCGCCGCCCTCCAGCCGGTAACCGAACTGGCCGTCGATGGACAGCCCCATCTCCTGGTGGATGGCATCGACCTCTACGCGAATCGTCTGATTGCCCGACAACACCATCGGCCGCGCCGTCAGCGAATGGGGCGCCACCGGAGTCAGTAATAGCATGTCCACATTCGGGGCCACAATCGGTCCGCCCGCAGACAGCGAATAGGCGGTAGATCCGGTCGGACTCGATACGATGACCCCATCTCCGCTGAACGTAGCTACGTATTCGTCATCCGAGTAGACAGCGCATTGAATGATCCGGCAAAAAGAGCCTTTGGCGATCCCGATGTCATTCATCGCGGTATATGTACCCAGCGTGCTGCCTTTGCGGACTAATGACGCTTCCAGCATGGCGCGCTCTTCGATATTGTACTTGCCTGAAAGCAGATTATCTACGGCGTGAGGCAGGTGCTCCGGCTCCGCTTCTGACAAAAAGCCCAGCGTGCCCAGATTGATCCCGAAAATGGGGATCGATCGTCCGGCGAGCTTGCGGGCGATGCTGAGCAGCGTTCCGTCGCCGCCGAGCACACAGACCAGGTCAGCGTGGCTGCCGATTTGCTCGATGGAAGCACCCAGCTCGGCGCGCCCCAAATCCGATGCGATCGTTTCGTCCAAAAATACGTGCGCTCCCCGTACCTCCAACAGATAGACGAGCTCCCGCGCCACGATCCGTGCCTCGGGCTTTCCTTTGTTTGCAATGATTCCTATCTTTTTCACATGGTCCACCCCAAACTGGTTGGTTGGAAATCCTTATACAAGTATACAACTTTTCATGCATAAATAAAAAGCCTCGATTGCAACAAAACTCCCGAGGCTTTTGTTTTTTGTCCCTATTTCAATTTGGCATGGGCCTGCGCGACAACCTCGCCGACGAGCTTCAGCCACGCTTCGGCGTCCATGCCGCCTTCGCTTTTTGCCACATGCATGACAAATTCAATATTGCCCTCGCCGCCCGTAATCGGCGAAAAGTCCAATCCTTTCAGCGCAAATCCAAGGCCGCTGGCGAATTGCCCGATGTCCGTCAACACCGCTTCGTGTATTTCCGGCTCCCGCACAATCCCGTTTTTTCCGACCTTGTCCTTGCCTGCCTCAAACTGCGGCTTGACCAAGGCCACTACGTCTCCGCCTTCTTTTAAAAAGCGGTACAGGACGGGCAAGATCAAGCGCAGCGAGATAAAGGAAACATCAATGGAAGCGGCGTCCGGACGCTCCTGTTCGAAGGCTTCCGGGTCCATGTGGCGGAAGTTGGTCCGCTCCATGACGACGACTCGCTCATCCTGGCGCAGACTCCACGCGAGCTGTCCGTAGCCGACGTCAATCGCGTAGACGAGGCGGGCGCCGTTTTGCAGGGCGCAGTCGGTGAATCCGCCTGTCGAGGCTCCGATGTCCATCATGACTTTGTCGTGCAAGTCGATGCCAAACACTTTCAGCGCCTTTTCCAGCTTCAGCCCGCCGCGGCTGACGTACGGATGGACCTCGCCTTTGACCGTAATCGCGACGTCCTCGGCAAATTTGGTGCCTGGCTTGTCGCAGCGCTCTCCCGCCACCTGAACCAGCCCAGCCATGACGGCTGCTTTCGCTTTTTCCCGGGTTTCAAAATGTCCCCGTTCGACGAGCAATACGTCGACTCGTTCTTTTCTCACACTCATGCTTCCAGTACACCCTTCGATATCGGCATCAAGGCGCGTACCCGGGAAGCGATGTTCTCCACGGTCAGCTCGACCTCTTGACGCTGTTCTTTTACGCTGCCATGCTCGACAAAATAATCCGGAACGGCAACGACCTGCACGTTCACGCCGTGGTAGCCCGCGCGGTTGTAACATTCGATGACGGCGCTGCCGAATCCGCCCATTTCACAGCCTTCCTCGACGGTGACGATGTCGTAGCCTTCCTTCGCCAGCCTGAACAACAGCTCCTCATCGAGCGGCTTGCAGAAGCGGGCATTGACGAGCATCGGTCTGATTCCTTCCGCATTCAACTGGTTGACTGCCTGCTCCGCCAGTTCAAATACATGGCCAAACGAGAGGATCGCCACTTGCTTTCCTTCGCGGACGATCTCCGCCTTGCCGATCGGCAACACTTGCAGCTCCCGATCCAGCGGCACGCCGCGCGCTGGCAGGCGCGGGTAGCGGTAGGAGATCGGCCCTTCGTTGTAGGCCAACGCCGTTTTCATCATGTGGCGCAGCTCGTTTTCGTCCTTTGGCGCCATGATGACCATGTTCGGAATGATGCGCATGAACGCGATATCGTACATGCCCTGATGGGTTTCCCCGTCCGCCCCGACCAGTCCTGCCCGGTCGACCGCAAACACGACGTTCAGCTTTTGTCTCGCTACATCGTGAATCAACTGGTCGTACGCCCGCTGCAAAAACGTCGAGTAAATCGCAAGCACCGGCTTCAAACCTTGTGTCGCAAGGCCAGCCGCAAAGGTACAAGCGTGCTGCTCGGCAATCCCGACGTCAAACAGGCGGTCCGGGTATTTTTGTCCAAACGGAATCAGGCCGGAGCCTGCCGGCATGGCTGGGGTCACTGCCACGAGCGACTTGTCTTCCGCAGCCAGCTCGATCATCGTTTCCGCAAAGACGGACGTGTAGGTCGGTGCCGACTTCGGCGTATCCCCGGACTCGATTTTGTACGTGCCGATTCCGTGCCATTTCACGGAATCCGCCTCTGCCGGAGCGTAGCCTTTGCCTTTTTTCGTAATCGCGTGAATCAGTACCGGGCCTTTTGTCTGCTTGGCCGTTTTCAGCGTATCGACCAACAGCTCCATGTTGTGGCCGTCAATCGGCCCGATGTAGGTGAAGCCCAGTTCCTCGAATAGAACGCCGGATACGAGCAAATACTTCATGCTGTCCTTGAAGCGCTCGGCGATTGAGGCCAGCTTGCCGCCTACGGCCGGGATGGATTTGAGCAGCCCTTCGACCTCGTCCTTGGCCCACTGGTAGTTTTCCGTGGAGCGGATTTTGCCCAGGTAGTTATGCAAAGCGCCCACGTTTGGCGCGATGGACATCTCGTTGTCATTCAACACGACGATGACGTTTTTGCGCTCGTGCCCGATATGGTTCAACGCTTCCAGCGCCATGCCGCCCGTCAGCGCCCCGTCTCCGATGATCGCCACGACGTGGTTTTTTTCTTTTTTCAGATCGCGGGCGGTCGCCATCCCCATCGCAGCGGACAAGGATGTGCTGCTGTGCCCGGTCTCCCAGACGTCATGCGGGCTCTCGTTCATCTTGGGGAAGCCGCACAACCCTTTGTACTGGCGCAACGTAGGGAACATATCCCGGCGTCCTGTCAGCATTTTATGTACGTATGCCTGGTGCCCGACATCCCAAATCAGCTTGTCCTTGGGGCTGTTAAACACGTAGTGCAAAGCCAGCGTCAGCTCGACAACGCCCAAATTCGGCGCGAGGTGTCCCCCCGTCTTTGAGAGCGTCTCGACGAGAAACTGCCTGATTTCGGATGCCAGCGTATGAAGCTGCTGCGAATTGCACTTTTTCAGGTCTTGAGGATCATTTATGGTAGTAAGCAGCATTGGTATTCCTCACTTTCCACTGTTCGTTCTCCGGCGATTGTGCATGCTGCAATTCAATCCACCACATGGAAAACTAGGCTTCTTCGTTGTGGCCTGGAGCCTATACTCCGCTTAATTTCAACTTGATTCATTATAACGGTTTCTTCATAAAAACACCACTTTTGATCCACACTCGCAATCTTGTGCGCAACGGCTGCTAACTTCTGGTAAAATAAAATGGATCAATCCATTCGAGAAAAAAGAGGTGGACCCCGTGAAGTTCTCGCAAATACCGTACACACGCGTTGATATGACAGATGTCGAGGAACGTTTCACAAGCTTGTTGAAAGCGTTTCAGCAGGCCGCAAGCTTCGAAGAGCAAGACCAGGTGATGGGTAAGCTGAACGAGCTTCGGCAAGAGGTGGAATCCGCGCGAGAAGTGGCGCAAATCCGCCACACGATCAATACGGAGGACCCCTTTTACAAAGAAGAGCAGGACTACTGGGACGAAGCGGGTCCGGTGTATCAGGGCATCGTCTCCCGCTACTACGCCGCCATCGTCCACTCTCCCTACCGCTCCCAGCTTGAGCAAAAATGGGGAGCCCAGCTTTTCCGCATTGCCGAAACGACGCTTACCACCTTTTCCCCGGAGGTCGTCGCCGATTTGCAGGAGGAAAACCGTTTGGCCAGCCAGTACATCGCTCTGATGGCTTCCGCGAAAATCATGTTCGAAGGCGAAGAGCGCACGCTTCCGCAATTGCTCCCCTTCCAGACATCGACGGACAGACAAATGCGCAAAAAGGCGAACGAAGCCAAGTACGATTTTCT
It includes:
- the dxs gene encoding 1-deoxy-D-xylulose-5-phosphate synthase, translated to MLLTTINDPQDLKKCNSQQLHTLASEIRQFLVETLSKTGGHLAPNLGVVELTLALHYVFNSPKDKLIWDVGHQAYVHKMLTGRRDMFPTLRQYKGLCGFPKMNESPHDVWETGHSSTSLSAAMGMATARDLKKEKNHVVAIIGDGALTGGMALEALNHIGHERKNVIVVLNDNEMSIAPNVGALHNYLGKIRSTENYQWAKDEVEGLLKSIPAVGGKLASIAERFKDSMKYLLVSGVLFEELGFTYIGPIDGHNMELLVDTLKTAKQTKGPVLIHAITKKGKGYAPAEADSVKWHGIGTYKIESGDTPKSAPTYTSVFAETMIELAAEDKSLVAVTPAMPAGSGLIPFGQKYPDRLFDVGIAEQHACTFAAGLATQGLKPVLAIYSTFLQRAYDQLIHDVARQKLNVVFAVDRAGLVGADGETHQGMYDIAFMRIIPNMVIMAPKDENELRHMMKTALAYNEGPISYRYPRLPARGVPLDRELQVLPIGKAEIVREGKQVAILSFGHVFELAEQAVNQLNAEGIRPMLVNARFCKPLDEELLFRLAKEGYDIVTVEEGCEMGGFGSAVIECYNRAGYHGVNVQVVAVPDYFVEHGSVKEQRQEVELTVENIASRVRALMPISKGVLEA